The proteins below are encoded in one region of Megalops cyprinoides isolate fMegCyp1 chromosome 14, fMegCyp1.pri, whole genome shotgun sequence:
- the atp5po gene encoding ATP synthase subunit O, mitochondrial, with protein sequence MAAARLGLQVRQFSSTVSRPAAKLVKPPIQVYGVEGRYATALYSAASKQKKLDQVEKELGVVSGLIADPKLSSIVMNPHVKRSVKQKTFSDALTKEKLSPITVNLINVLAENGRLTLTPDVISAFGKMMSAHRGEVICSVTTAQPLDETSLAELKVALNGFLQKGETLKLETKSDPSILGGMIVSIGDKYVDMSTKSKIQKLTKIIRET encoded by the exons ATGGCAGCGGCTAGATTGGGGCTGCAG GTGCGTCAGTTCAGCTCCACGGTGAGCAGGCCAGCCGCTAAGCTGGTGAAG CCGCCCATCCAGGTGTATGGAGTGGAGGGCCGCTATGCCACCGCCCTGTACTCGGCAGCCAGCAAGCAGAAGAAGCTGGACCAAGTGGAGAAGGAGCTGGGCGTTGTCTCG GGCCTGATCGCAGACCCCAAGCTGTCAAGTATCGTCATGAACCCCCATGTCAAGCGTAGCGTCAAGCAGAAGACGTTCAGCGATGCTCTAACCAAGGAGAAGCTGTCCCCCATCACTGTCAACCTCATTA ACGTCCTGGCCGAGAATGGTCGTCTGACCCTGACCCCTGATGTCATCTCCGCCTTCGGCAAGATGATGAGCGCCCATCGTGGGGAGGTCATCTGCTCCGTCACTACCGCCCAG CCCTTGGATGAGACCAGTCTGGCAGAGCTGAAGGTCGCTCTGAATGGCTTCCTGCAGAAGGGGGAGACACTCAAGCTGGAGACTAAG tCTGACCCTTCCATCCTGGGTGGGATGATTGTCAGCATTGGGGACAAATATGTGGACATGTCCACCAAGTCCAAGATCCAGAAGCTGACCAAAATCATCAGGGAGACATAA